catagatgaaaaaaaaaattgtctcaaCTGAGCCTCTAAcgcctttcacgattacgaggGGGAACGGGGGGAGGCGCTTGAGTCGTTCTCGGACGAGGCTCGACCACAGCTATCGGCTCGTGGTACACTCCGCAATCTTTACacttctcgtattcggaattttttctattctgatcacgctccattttctatacttttttctccaccgcgtgcacactttaaacagataaatttttctcttccgCACATCTTATATACAGCTCGACACAaagacgtacgagagacgttcgatagacgttcaaagacgttcgatagacgttcaaaaaGACGtgcgatagacgttcaaaaaCGTTCTATAGATGTTCAATacacgttcgatagacgttcgatagacgttcaaagatgtaCGAGAGGTGTTCAAAAACGTTCTATAGATGTTCAATacacgttcgatagacgtacgagagacgttcaaagacgttcgatagacgtacgagagacgttcgatagacgttcaaagacgtacaatagacgttcaaagatgtacgagaggcgtacgatagacgttcaatagatgttaaaagtagttcgattgacgttcaaagacgtacaatagatgttaaaagttgtacgttagacgttcaacaatacgttaaaaaatgttacatagatgttaaaagtagttcgattaacgttaaaagatgtacgatagacCATATTACATGGAGGATCATATAACTGAGGCGGAATAAAAGTCATgcgatataaatcattttattaatataaatcattttattaacataaatcattgttgttttacacgtttgttacgctcaaaccaccacttgtacaatttacaaacattccgcatagcgcaatgtctcgtgtgatacgcgcagcgcaaggttccgattacatccaagttcgtcaggcgtgcgatatcttcgtaatccgCATCTATCGTTTCAATCTCGAAATCATCGTTATCCAAAATTTCACACAgccactttttcttctcgagtcctttCACGTATATCAGAGACGGTTCCGTACCAATGGCGTTGTTGATGAGGCTTTTCATCCGACTGTACGAGacgtgtccatcttcccatCGGAAGCCGTGATGGTGTCTCCATAACCAACACACCAGtgatttttccgatttcgtcaacgaataccacggtacgtgttcacgaaatacgtaatgagaCAGCGTTTCGCCATCTCGAAGTACCGCTGCttctttcacgataaaaatgttgaacgcgtaaccttgcaagtcgacgaaaattggtacgtTCGACATCGTCGTCGATCGTCGGAAAACTAACGTTCCCATTCGCACAcgtctaatttataacttttcacacgagtctgcgcacaatgttgttcagtggattatattcgaccattcgatcgtgtttaatgagacaataggcggtggtgttggccggtatattttccttacaatcaaattctatttgcACGTCGACGGTGGCGTTCTTGACAGAGTCAttttgtcgcgaacaatctatgactacgaaCGGACCGGTTATCAAGAAATCATCGATATCCAAATACGTATCGTCCTGTCCATAATAGgctttgcggaaacgcgcatacatgttgtacagtatagcgtatcgaTTTCTGTCAAAATCCAAGTTCATGtcgtcgtacggataaaaatctgaattcagatgcagtctcacattggtgagtttacaaTCGTCAAATTGCGCAGCGTTTTCggacagtacgttttttcgaccggtTTGGAGAGCGAAGATTACGTATTgcggtttttccaattgcgtcgCGGCTTTGATCGCCCAG
The window above is part of the Linepithema humile isolate Giens D197 chromosome 8, Lhum_UNIL_v1.0, whole genome shotgun sequence genome. Proteins encoded here:
- the LOC105675630 gene encoding uncharacterized protein encodes the protein MPHVSLSEVNKLSLLRTLESGRYLSVCFRSWDLYEFSLLQNTTKHSWAIKAATQLEKPQYVIFALQTGRKNVLSENAAQFDDCKLTNVRLHLNSDFYPYDDMNLDFDRNRYAILYNMYARFRKAYYGQDDTYLDIDDFLITGPFVVIDCSRQNDSVKNATVDVQIEFDCKENIPANTTAYCLIKHDRMVEYNPLNNIVRRLV